The nucleotide sequence TCTGCCTTCTGCCTTGTGTTATTCCACATAGCCTGTTTCCGGATAGATTGTCACGGTTATCGGTGGTGTTCCTATAGAAAATATTGTTACGCCAAGCAGTGCTCCGTCAAGGGCGTTGATCGGTTCTCCCAGGGCGTTGAAAGCTACTGACCCTGCTGTGATGGAAATATCCCCAACCAGTTTTTTGGGATATGCCTCATCAAGGGGATCGGTTGCGGTTTCGGAGTTGTCGGCACGGCGGATGGTGTATTGATTTCCGGCAACGATTATCGACCATGCAGCATCGAAAGTCGTGTATTGCCGGGTCATGGCAATGTGCTGGGCATAACGCACGGCCCGTTTGAATTCATCGACTGCCGCCTGTTCTTCCATGCCGCTTGGCCATTTGACCACGGCCACCGTTGAAAGAATACCGATCAGCAGTATCACCATGACAAGTTCGATCATGGTGAAGGCCTTTTGGTTTCGTATGAACTGCAGGTTGTTCGTCAACATTTGCGGATGACTTTTCAAAAGTGTTTTGATTTGTGCGAGTAATTCATCTTTGAGATTCTACAAAGAACTTACCGGGAATATCAACAATCTGCAACTATCTGACGATTTCCTGCCAGTTGATGATCCGGTCATTGCCGCGGTAAATGCCGAAAAGTGCCTCTGCCTGGAATCCGGGAAATGCATCGGGCTCAAGCCATGGACTTAACGGGAGTGTATAGGCAATGGTTACGCTGCCTCCTGGATCGCCGGGGTCGGTTGATGGATCAGGGGTTAATGTGAGAATTGCCACGCCGGAAGTGACGGGTAAAGGAGATGCCGGGGT is from Pseudomonadota bacterium and encodes:
- a CDS encoding type II secretion system GspH family protein; translated protein: MLTNNLQFIRNQKAFTMIELVMVILLIGILSTVAVVKWPSGMEEQAAVDEFKRAVRYAQHIAMTRQYTTFDAAWSIIVAGNQYTIRRADNSETATDPLDEAYPKKLVGDISITAGSVAFNALGEPINALDGALLGVTIFSIGTPPITVTIYPETGYVE